In a single window of the Mesorhizobium shangrilense genome:
- the hisI gene encoding phosphoribosyl-AMP cyclohydrolase — MPLINFPDAPTDKRELEEGAAFSPRFDAHGLVTAVVTDAGDGHLLMVAHMNAQALALTLETGIAHYWSRSRRALWKKGETSGNFQRVVEMRTDCDQDAVWISVNVEGDHATCHTGRRSCFYRIVAVEGDAAVLKSDGSATLFDPAATYGE; from the coding sequence ATGCCTTTGATCAATTTTCCGGACGCCCCAACCGACAAGCGTGAACTCGAGGAAGGCGCGGCCTTCTCGCCACGCTTCGATGCGCATGGCCTCGTCACCGCGGTCGTGACCGACGCGGGCGACGGACATCTGCTGATGGTCGCCCACATGAACGCGCAAGCGCTGGCGCTCACGCTCGAGACCGGCATCGCCCATTATTGGTCGCGGTCGCGCCGGGCGCTGTGGAAGAAGGGCGAAACCTCCGGGAATTTTCAGCGTGTGGTGGAGATGCGCACGGATTGCGACCAGGACGCCGTCTGGATCAGCGTAAATGTCGAGGGTGACCACGCAACCTGTCACACGGGCCGACGTTCTTGCTTCTATCGGATCGTCGCAGTGGAAGGCGACGCCGCAGTCCTGAAGAGCGATGGCAGCGCGACGCTCTTCGACCCGGCGGCCACATACGGCGAATGA
- the folE gene encoding GTP cyclohydrolase I FolE, whose amino-acid sequence MDAVAKKLMPSASYMDKPVTDRPSQAEVEAAVRTLLRWTGDNPDREGLIDTPKRVAKAFREMYGGYDMCPAEELGRTFEEVAGYDDLVLVKDIKFHSHCEHHMVPIIGRAHVAYLPDGKVVGLSKIARVVDIFAHRLQTQEAMTAQVANVIQDVLNPRGVAVMVEAEHMCMAMRGIRKQGSTTLTSTFTGAFRDSPEEQVRFVTMVRCAAPTS is encoded by the coding sequence ATGGACGCCGTTGCCAAGAAACTGATGCCCTCCGCGTCCTATATGGACAAGCCGGTAACAGACAGACCATCGCAGGCGGAGGTGGAGGCGGCAGTGCGCACGCTCCTCCGCTGGACTGGCGACAATCCCGATCGGGAAGGACTCATCGATACGCCGAAGCGCGTCGCCAAGGCTTTTCGCGAGATGTATGGCGGCTATGACATGTGTCCGGCCGAGGAACTCGGGCGCACCTTCGAGGAGGTTGCCGGCTACGACGACCTGGTGCTGGTCAAGGACATCAAGTTCCACTCGCATTGCGAGCACCACATGGTGCCTATCATCGGCCGCGCCCATGTCGCCTACCTGCCCGACGGCAAGGTGGTCGGCCTATCGAAGATCGCGCGGGTTGTCGACATCTTCGCCCACCGGCTGCAGACCCAGGAGGCCATGACGGCACAGGTCGCCAATGTCATCCAGGACGTGCTCAACCCGCGCGGGGTTGCCGTGATGGTCGAAGCCGAGCATATGTGCATGGCGATGCGCGGCATCCGCAAGCAGGGCTCGACGACGCTGACCTCCACCTTTACGGGCGCCTTCCGCGACAGCCCCGAGGAGCAGGTGCGCTTCGTGACCATGGTGCGCTGCGCCGCGCCCACCTCATGA
- a CDS encoding iron-sulfur cluster assembly scaffold protein has protein sequence MIDDVYNSKILGFAGNIPRIGRLEDADATATAHSKLCGSTVTIDLKMEDDVVTDFAHVVKACALGQASSSIMAQNVVGASAAELRAVRDEMLGMLKENGAPPSGERFANLKYLEPVRDYKARHASTMLTFDAVVDAIGQIEKKKQAERAA, from the coding sequence ATGATCGACGACGTCTACAATTCGAAAATTCTCGGCTTCGCCGGCAACATCCCGCGCATCGGGCGCCTGGAGGATGCCGACGCGACCGCGACTGCGCATTCAAAACTCTGCGGGTCGACGGTCACCATCGATCTCAAGATGGAAGACGATGTGGTGACCGACTTCGCCCATGTCGTGAAGGCGTGCGCGCTGGGCCAGGCCTCGTCGTCCATCATGGCCCAGAACGTCGTGGGCGCATCAGCTGCCGAACTGCGCGCGGTGCGCGACGAGATGCTGGGGATGTTGAAGGAGAACGGCGCACCGCCGAGCGGCGAGCGATTCGCCAACCTGAAATATCTGGAGCCGGTGCGCGACTACAAGGCGCGCCATGCCTCGACCATGCTGACGTTCGACGCCGTGGTCGATGCGATCGGCCAGATCGAGAAGAAGAAGCAGGCCGAGCGGGCGGCCTAG
- a CDS encoding LysR substrate-binding domain-containing protein, which yields MKRGRLPLTALRSFEAAGRLSSFSRAAEELFVSQAAISRQIRALETLIDQQLFERLHRRVELTDAGRRLLDQLIRSFDDIDQRLSEIMSAPAQHLLKVSVEPFFAAGWLLPHLVQFRAKRPDIDVLVDVNGRLVEFRSREAELAIRFSAANTSWPRVQAQHLIDGTHTPLLSRALLASGPELRRPADLLNYTLLHDDNRNAWPLWFKAAGVTNPPTGRGPLFPDGALGVQAAILGHGVVLGDLVVNSQDLRSKRLVKPFTVAVRYGAYWLVAPDFANLSEPARAFADWLCQEIKTEDGA from the coding sequence ATGAAGCGCGGACGCTTGCCCCTGACGGCCCTGCGAAGCTTTGAAGCTGCGGGCCGACTGTCGAGTTTCAGCCGGGCTGCGGAGGAGCTTTTCGTCTCGCAGGCGGCCATCAGCCGCCAGATTCGTGCATTGGAAACCCTTATCGACCAGCAGTTGTTCGAACGGCTGCATCGCCGTGTCGAACTCACGGACGCGGGCCGCAGGCTGCTTGATCAGTTGATCCGCAGCTTCGACGACATCGACCAGCGGCTGTCCGAAATCATGTCTGCCCCGGCGCAACATCTGCTCAAGGTGAGCGTCGAACCATTTTTCGCGGCAGGCTGGCTCTTGCCCCACCTGGTCCAGTTCCGCGCGAAGCGACCCGATATCGATGTCCTGGTCGATGTGAACGGGAGACTGGTCGAGTTCCGCAGTCGTGAGGCTGAGCTCGCAATACGCTTCAGCGCCGCCAACACCTCTTGGCCGCGGGTGCAGGCCCAGCATCTGATCGACGGCACCCACACGCCGCTGCTCTCACGGGCGCTTCTTGCTTCGGGTCCGGAACTAAGGCGTCCGGCTGATCTGCTCAACTATACGCTGCTCCACGACGACAACCGAAATGCCTGGCCGTTGTGGTTCAAGGCGGCGGGCGTGACAAATCCCCCCACAGGTCGCGGGCCGCTATTTCCGGACGGCGCACTCGGCGTCCAAGCGGCGATCCTTGGCCACGGCGTGGTGCTTGGCGACTTGGTAGTGAACAGTCAGGACCTGCGATCGAAAAGACTCGTCAAACCCTTCACTGTCGCGGTTCGATACGGCGCCTACTGGCTTGTAGCGCCAGACTTTGCAAACTTGAGCGAACCGGCACGCGCCTTCGCCGACTGGCTATGCCAGGAAATCAAAACTGAAGATGGCGCCTAG
- the yidD gene encoding membrane protein insertion efficiency factor YidD, giving the protein MARPRGRNWPGPWRKTPGRLVGTALVRLYQLTLSGFVGNTCRHLPTCSEYAYEAIARHGLWAGGWMGLFRVARCGPGGTHGIDRVPEALDARYRWFTPWRYWRIGKHKTGG; this is encoded by the coding sequence ATGGCGCGGCCGCGCGGCCGCAACTGGCCGGGGCCTTGGCGAAAGACGCCAGGTCGCCTCGTCGGCACCGCCTTGGTACGCCTCTACCAACTCACGCTTTCCGGTTTCGTCGGCAACACCTGCCGACACCTGCCGACCTGCTCGGAATACGCCTATGAGGCGATCGCGCGGCACGGTCTCTGGGCCGGCGGCTGGATGGGGCTGTTTCGCGTTGCCCGCTGCGGTCCGGGCGGGACCCACGGCATCGACCGGGTGCCGGAAGCGCTCGACGCGCGCTACCGCTGGTTCACGCCGTGGCGCTACTGGCGGATCGGCAAACACAAGACAGGAGGATGA
- the blaOXA gene encoding class D beta-lactamase — MNHARRRLHAFAAAGLLAIAASSVGAGKASGKEAVLECTLIVDAATGVTAHESGRCDERMSPASTFKLPLALAGYDAGILIDEHKPSWDYKPEFNAVKRDHKTVNPTIWERDSVLWYSREITRQMGPERFAGYVSRFGYGNGDISGNPGKNDGLTHSWISSSLKISPREQIAFLRRILARELQVSAKAYDMTNAILPAFEAGGWDVQGKTGSGSVPAASGGKDARQPFGWFVGWADKDGRRLVFARLVVVKERGKSPLGPKTRDAFLKALPTLMAD, encoded by the coding sequence ATGAACCACGCCAGACGTCGTCTTCATGCCTTCGCCGCGGCCGGCCTGCTGGCCATCGCCGCCTCGTCGGTGGGAGCGGGCAAGGCTTCCGGCAAGGAGGCGGTGCTCGAATGCACGCTGATCGTAGACGCAGCCACGGGCGTCACAGCACATGAGAGCGGCCGGTGCGATGAGCGCATGAGCCCGGCATCGACCTTCAAGCTGCCGCTGGCGCTGGCCGGCTACGATGCCGGCATCCTCATCGACGAACACAAGCCAAGCTGGGACTACAAGCCCGAGTTCAACGCTGTGAAGCGAGATCACAAGACCGTCAATCCGACGATCTGGGAGCGGGATTCCGTGCTTTGGTACTCGCGCGAGATCACCCGCCAGATGGGTCCTGAGCGATTTGCCGGCTATGTCTCCCGGTTCGGGTACGGCAACGGCGACATTTCGGGAAATCCCGGCAAGAATGACGGCCTTACCCATTCGTGGATCAGCTCGTCGCTGAAGATTTCCCCTCGCGAGCAGATCGCCTTCCTGCGGCGGATCCTCGCGCGCGAGCTGCAGGTGTCGGCCAAGGCCTATGACATGACCAATGCGATACTGCCCGCCTTCGAGGCGGGCGGCTGGGACGTTCAAGGCAAGACCGGCTCAGGCTCGGTGCCCGCCGCAAGCGGCGGCAAGGATGCGCGGCAGCCATTCGGCTGGTTTGTCGGTTGGGCGGACAAGGACGGGCGCAGGCTGGTCTTCGCGCGGCTGGTGGTCGTGAAGGAGCGCGGCAAGTCGCCGCTCGGGCCGAAGACGCGCGACGCGTTCCTGAAGGCATTGCCAACGCTGATGGCCGATTGA